One stretch of Schizosaccharomyces pombe strain 972h- genome assembly, chromosome: III DNA includes these proteins:
- a CDS encoding transcription factor encodes MTSTSHFVASTVKKPRSRYGCLICRSMRKKCDEVHPQCGRCLKAGKQCIWKQPGTERKNKTKWRKAMQNNSIPIQDLADDFELDFPDTLDLTNPDALPVLGESIVNPISLPVDVASPFLPSECYPSKVELPYFPLLSKPNTLLSLLNDEEISCCEYYCYSVAPITTILPGQPNFLPQLLLPMALHEESVLYSLVASGYRLKYGNDNSLALQKSKVFVNRALLTLPERRSLNLSKSEFVVSLACYILLVYTEIAFADTTEWATYFLNAYNMINKMGGFKILKECSSEGKLLAECFAYFDILASQSNLNGTYYSISDYTDVYGVDELQLFESLENCIKPLVLIIGDIINLLVESRRAGFDDLQHTLNIYEKSQTIEGKIWSCVPQYEDMKSNKLDSEKSEPLQLFKLYKTTTEMYLRQVISRMPPVSLEMQVLLHKQTQLIDLLLESSLRNSLSFPMLIAGLNAATDLQRTNFKNRVNCLCQNYTIGSLKKVWIVVQEIWKMNQNGNICIDWYEVVQKFGWRLNTGV; translated from the coding sequence ATGACATCGACATCTCATTTTGTAGCTAGTACTGTGAAAAAACCAAGATCGCGATACGGATGTTTAATCTGCAGAAGCATGCGCAAAAAGTGCGATGAGGTGCATCCTCAATGTGGACGTTGTCTTAAAGCTGGTAAGCAATGTATTTGGAAGCAGCCTGGCACTGAAAGAAAGAACAAGACGAAATGGAGAAAAGCAATGCAGAACAACTCGATCCCAATTCAGGATTTAGCTGATGATTTCGAGCTTGATTTTCCTGATACTTTAGACCTAACGAATCCTGATGCTCTCCCGGTACTTGGTGAATCAATTGTTAATCCTATATCCTTACCGGTGGACGTAGCGTCTCCATTTTTACCCTCTGAATGTTACCCATCAAAAGTCGAATTGCCCTACTTTCCTCTCCTTTCTAAACCGAATACCTTATTAAGTTTATTAAACGATGAAGAAATCTCCTGTTGCGAGTATTATTGCTATTCAGTAGCACCCATCACCACGATTCTTCCGGGtcaaccaaattttttacctCAATTACTTCTTCCTATGGCTTTGCACGAAGAATCTGTTTTGTATAGTTTAGTGGCTTCGGGATACAGGTTGAAATACGGAAACGATAACTCTTTGGCACTTCAAAAATCCAAAGTTTTTGTGAATCGTGCATTGTTAACTCTACCGGAACGTCGATCTTTAAATCTCTCAAAATCGGAATTTGTAGTATCTTTAGCTTGTTATATTCTTTTGGTTTATACGGAAATTGCATTTGCCGATACTACGGAATGGGcaacatattttttaaatgcgTATAATATGATTAACAAAATGGGCGGCTTTAAAATTCTTAAAGAGTGCTCATCGGAAGGAAAACTTTTAGCAGAATGCTTCGCATACTTTGATATATTAGCATCACAATCTAATTTGAATGGGACATATTATTCAATATCTGATTATACTGATGTCTACGGGGTCGACGAGCTACAATTATTTGAATCATTGGAAAACTGTATCAAGCCGTTAGTACTAATTATTGGAGAtatcattaatttattgGTTGAATCCCGCCGTGCTGGATTCGATGATTTGCAACACACATTAAACATCTATGAAAAATCACAAACAattgaaggaaaaatttGGTCATGCGTACCACAGTACGAGGATATGAAATCTAACAAACTTGATTCTGAAAAATCGGAACCTTTGCAACTTTTTAAGCTTTATAAAACAACAACAGAGATGTACCTCAGACAAGTGATCAGTCGGATGCCCCCAGTTTCTTTAGAAATGCAAGTGCTTTTGCATAAACAAACTCAACTTATTGATTTGTTACTCGAGTCATCTCTAAGAAACTCACTTTCCTTTCCCATGCTGATTGCGGGACTGAATGCTGCAACTGATTTACAACGGaccaattttaaaaatagagTAAATTGTCTTTGCCAAAATTATACAATTGGTAGTCTCAAAAAGGTTTGGATTGTGGTTCAGGAGATTTGGAAGATGAATCAAAATGGGAATATTTGCATTGACTGGTATGAGGTGGTTCAAAAATTCGGATGGAGGTTAAATACTGGTGTATAA
- a CDS encoding pyridoxal family membrane transporter — protein sequence MSILNVIRSHHDVEPQNVEEEPPLTGQTIVTEDKLETSAKDKKHESPSMSEDEEGSVENVDAWDLTKALMSIDPNHPAHPHKWPLWKKLFVATVYTFLEVYVIWSSTACINFFDIYQTNWHCSIQVSYLVQSLFIVGNAFGPMLLGPMSDIFGRKWVYVGSLILYIIFQIPQALAYNLPMMAINSAIAGAFGSSALANVASSMCDIFTPETVGFGISLFVWGANAGASIGSPIGEALYDHWRWFYWMNMIVGGFFVILCVLCPETLPVINIMNYSSTTGEKTVQVSTLAKAKSAVVRTKFVLSTAFKLLCTEPIIMALGLYNGFAYGLIFLYLDGLFPVFVDNYKMGYMGANLTYLNFLVGVTIVVMLQPIQNWLYRWDKRRHGGVARPEARFLISLLTVWFFPAGLFWFAFTSDGRISWVSPLIAGGVLGVGDPQLWLAMINYITDSYPSVAGSAIAAFTLPSFAIAAVLVHLGIIMFDNMTTTWAMATLAFISLSLVATIYVIYFFGHLIRKHSRLAVTQQALQEAHDAKVLPEV from the coding sequence ATGTCAATTCTTAATGTCATCCGCTCCCATCACGACGTGGAACCACAGAATGTTGAAGAGGAGCCTCCATTGACCGGGCAAACTATCGTTACCGAAGACAAACTAGAGACTTCTGCCAAAGACAAGAAACATGAGTCACCTAGTATGTCGGAGGATGAAGAGGGCTCGGTGGAAAATGTTGATGCTTGGGATCTCACAAAGGCTCTTATGTCCATTGATCCCAACCATCCCGCTCATCCTCATAAATGGCCCTTGTGGAAAAAGTTGTTTGTTGCTACCGTTTACACATTTTTAGAGGTATATGTCATTTGGTCATCCACCGCCTGTATCAACTTCTTTGATATTTATCAAACTAATTGGCATTGCAGTATTCAAGTCTCCTATCTTGTACAAAGTCTTTTCATTGTCGGTAATGCTTTTGGTCCCATGCTTTTAGGTCCCATGTCGGATATTTTTGGTCGTAAATGGGTTTATGTTGGCTCTCTAAttctttatattattttccaaattccCCAAGCCCTTGCTTATAACTTACCCATGATGGCAATCAACAGTGCTATTGCTGGTGCCTTTGGTAGTTCTGCTCTCGCTAACGTTGCAAGTAGTATGTGTGATATCTTCACTCCTGAAACCGTCGGTTTTGGTATCTCTCTATTTGTTTGGGGTGCAAATGCAGGTGCCTCTATTGGGTCCCCCATTGGTGAGGCTCTTTATGATCATTGGCGTTGGTTTTACTGGATGAATATGATTGTTGGTGGTTTCTTTGTAATTCTTTGCGTATTGTGTCCTGAGACCTTACCTGTCATCAACATCATGAACTATTCTTCTACTACTGGAGAAAAAACCGTTCAAGTCTCTACTCTTGCCAAAGCTAAATCAGCTGTAGTTCGTACAAAATTTGTCTTATCCACCGCTTTTAAACTTTTGTGTACAGAGCCTATCATTATGGCTTTGGGTTTGTATAACGGCTTTGCGTATGGTTTGATTTTCCTTTACTTGGATGGACTGTTTCCCGTATTTGTCGACAACTACAAAATGGGATACATGGGTGCAAATCTCACTTATTTGAACTTTTTGGTTGGTGTCACCATCGTTGTTATGCTTCAACCCATTCAAAATTGGCTTTATCGTTGGGATAAAAGGCGTCATGGAGGTGTAGCGCGTCCAGAAGCACGTTTCTTGATTTCTCTGCTTACCGTTTGGTTTTTCCCAGCAGGCTTGTTTTGGTTCGCTTTTACTTCAGATGGCCGAATTTCTTGGGTAAGTCCTTTAATTGCAGGTGGTGTTTTAGGTGTTGGTGATCCTCAACTTTGGCTTGCCATGATTAACTATATTACTGATTCCTACCCATCGGTTGCTGGCTCCGCCATCGCTGCTTTCACTTTACCAAGTTTTGCTATTGCTGCTGTTCTTGTACATCTTGGTATTATCATGTTTGACAATATGACTACCACTTGGGCCATGGCAACTTTGGCTTTTATTAGTTTGTCGCTTGTGGCCACGATTTATGTTATTTACTTCTTTGGTCATCTCATTCGGAAACACAGTCGACTTGCCGTTACTCAACAAGCATTACAAGAAGCACATGATGCCAAGGTTTTACCTGAAGTGTAG
- the alr1 gene encoding alanine racemase Alr1 has product MRGAKSVIDLHAIAHNYNVAKQMMLQKNPSGHVLAIVKANAYGHGAVQVARFLLKHCSSIDGFGVSSIEEALELRHGGIYNKIVLLEGFFTEEDELKLIDDYNFSIIIHSEDQVNSFIKYPFNRPVEIWLKLDSGMNRLGFTPSQFMKFYNLLSNNKNVSNIGKITHFAFADMLENPEHTLKQWDIFEKSVAHLPGPLSAGGSAIILGWLNTVCTDWLRAGIMLYGISPFLSKNKDSKTPESVNIKPAMKLVSTIISVKHVDKGQPIGYGGRYVATRDMKLGVVAMGYGDGFPRQVKDGCPVLVNGVKAPIVGRVSMDMLTVDLSDIPDVKPGDEVIFWGTPELTVADIAKYCSDTSPYELVTKLTRRVPLQYTY; this is encoded by the coding sequence ATGAGAGGTGCAAAGTCCGTCATTGATTTGCATGCCATTGCACACAATTATAATGTTGCCAAGCAAATgatgcttcaaaaaaatccaagCGGTCATGTTTTAGCAATTGTAAAAGCAAACGCTTATGGACACGGAGCTGTACAAGTTGCACGTTTCCTTCTCAAACATTGCTCTTCAATTGATGGCTTTGGTGTTTCTTCAATTGAAGAGGCTTTAGAATTAAGGCACGGTGGAATCTATAACAAAATTGTTCTCCTGGAAGGATTCTTTACTGAGGAGGATGAATTAAAACTTATTGATGATTacaatttttctattatcATTCATTCTGAAGACCAGGTGAatagttttattaaataccCTTTCAACAGACCAGTAGAGATTTGGTTGAAACTTGACTCTGGAATGAACCGTCTAGGTTTTACACCTAGTCAGTTTATGAAGTTCTATAATTTACTAAGCAATAACAAAAACGTTAGTAATATCGGAAAAATCACTCATTTTGCATTTGCAGATATGCTAGAAAATCCGGAACACACTTTGAAGCAATGGGATATATTTGAAAAGTCTGTTGCGCATTTACCAGGTCCACTTAGTGCTGGCGGATCTGCGATTATTTTGGGCTGGCTAAACACTGTGTGCACAGACTGGTTGCGTGCTGGTATCATGTTATATGGTATTTCTCCATTTctttctaaaaataaagactCAAAAACTCCAGAGTCTGTTAATATAAAGCCTGCCATGAAACTGGTATCTACCATAATAAGTGTGAAACATGTTGACAAGGGCCAGCCCATTGGTTATGGAGGGAGATATGTTGCTACTAGAGATATGAAACTAGGTGTTGTAGCAATGGGTTACGGAGACGGATTTCCCCGTCAAGTTAAAGATGGATGTCCAGTTTTAGTGAATGGCGTGAAGGCTCCAATTGTTGGTAGGGTTTCCATGGACATGCTTACTGTTGATCTTTCAGACATTCCTGATGTCAAGCCAGGGGATGAAGTAATATTTTGGGGAACTCCAGAATTGACAGTGGCAGACATTGCTAAATATTGTAGTGATACTAGCCCTTATGAGCTTGTAACAAAACTCACTAGGAGAGTTCCTTTACAGTACACATACTAA
- the osr2 gene encoding potassium channel subunit gives MASATTHFQPKNVPFRFLGRSGLKVSAFSLGGWLTYGNEGYDVEHTKNCLKQAWDLGINTFDTAEIYSNGNSETVMGKAIKELGWDRSEYVITTKVFFGAGTKLPNTTGLSRKHIIEGLNASLKRLGLPYVDVIMAHRPDPSVPMEEVVRAFTQLIQDGKAFYWGTSEWSAFEIEHAHHIATKYNLIAPVADQPQYNYLTRDHFEKDLLPLQQIYGYGATVWSPLKSGILTGKYNDGIPEGSRLSTTFTSLAGQLQTPEGKTQLDQVRQISKIAEQIGATPSQLALAWTLKNPYVSTTILGASKPEQIVENVKAVEFIDKLTPEILKKIDEILNFTPLEIQYRR, from the coding sequence ATGGCCAGCGCAACTACACATTTTCAGCCGAAAAACGTACCTTTTCGCTTTCTAGGGCGATCAGGTTTAAAAGTTTCGGCATTTTCTTTAGGCGGTTGGTTGACTTACGGCAATGAGGGTTACGATGTTGAGCATActaaaaattgtttgaagCAAGCATGGGATTTAGGCATCAACACTTTTGATACCGCTGAAATATATAGTAATGGAAATTCCGAGACCGTAATGGGAAAGGCGATTAAGGAGCTAGGTTGGGATCGATCTGAATACGTTATTACCACCAAGGTCTTCTTTGGTGCTGGTACCAAGCTGCCAAATACTACTGGGCTGTCGAGAAAGCATATCATTGAGGGTCTGAATGCTTCGCTAAAAAGACTTGGATTACCATACGTTGATGTGATAATGGCTCATCGCCCCGACCCCTCAGTTCCTATGGAGGAAGTCGTTCGAGCTTTCACTCAACTGATACAAGACGGGAAAGCATTCTATTGGGGGACTTCAGAGTGGAGcgcttttgaaattgagcATGCTCATCATATTGCTACGAAATACAACTTAATAGCGCCAGTCGCTGACCAGCCTCAATATAACTATCTTACTCGAgatcattttgaaaaagacCTACTTCCTTTACAACAAATATATGGCTATGGTGCTACTGTATGGAGTCCCTTAAAGTCCGGAATTTTGACTGGAAAATACAATGATGGAATTCCGGAAGGCAGTCGTTTAAGCACTACTTTTACCAGTCTCGCTGGTCAATTACAGACCCCAGAAGGTAAGACGCAACTTGATCAGGTTCGGCAGATTAGCAAAATTGCTGAACAGATTGGTGCTACACCATCTCAGCTGGCTCTTGCCTGGACACTGAAAAATCCCTATGTTTCAACTACCATTTTGGGCGCCAGTAAACCCGAGCAAATCGTTGAAAATGTCAAAGCTGTGgaatttattgataaacTGACGCCAGAgatattaaagaaaattgatgaaattcTCAATTTTACTCCATTGGAAATTCAGTATCGTCGTTGA
- a CDS encoding omega-amidase-like protein — protein MKANIACVQMAPKVCDVKHNLQKMSSYVHEVMESNPSTNLILFPELITSGYECGNTFTQIAEIAGEGPSFKTMSNLAAKYHVNIIYGFPEKEEKQSNIIYNSCIYITENGNLGGVYRKVHLFDTERKHFKKGSDFPIFETSFGKLGVMICWDTAFPEVARIHALNGADLLVVATNWENPYSDDWDLVTKARAFENCIPLVAANRVGTDEKLSFFGHSKIIGPTGKVIKALDEEKEGVISYTVDLDDAKPLRKNYYTFFEDRMPDLYKRLLSP, from the coding sequence ATGAAGGCTAATATCGCGTGCGTGCAAATGGCACCCAAAGTTTGTGATGTAAAACACAATTTACAAAAGATGAGTTCTTATGTTCATGAAGTGATGGAGTCAAATCCTAGCACAAACCTAATCTTATTCCCTGAATTGATAACTTCAGGATATGAATGCGGCAACACTTTTACCCAAATCGCTGAAATTGCCGGTGAAGGCCCaagttttaaaacaatGAGCAATCTGGCCGCAAAGTACCATGTTAACATTATTTACGGATTCccagaaaaagaagagaagcaatcaaatataatttacaattcGTGCATTTACATCACCGAAAATGGAAATTTAGGCGGTGTGTACAGAAAAGTTCACCTTTTTGACACCGAGCGtaaacatttcaaaaaggGTTCCGATTTCCCAATATTCGAGACTAGCTTTGGAAAATTAGGTGTCATGATTTGTTGGGATACTGCGTTTCCTGAGGTTGCGCGAATTCATGCGCTGAACGGTGCCGATTTACTGGTAGTCGCAACAAACTGGGAAAACCCTTATTCCGACGATTGGGATTTGGTTACAAAAGCACGGGCTTTTGAAAACTGCATTCCACTGGTGGCTGCCAACAGAGTCGGTACAGACGAAAAACTTTCGTTTTTTGGGCATAGTAAAATAATAGGACCAACGGGGAAAGTTATAAAAGCTTTGGACGAAGAGAAAGAAGGTGTTATTTCGTATACCGTTGATCTGGATGATGCTAAACCTCTGAGGAAAAACTACTACACATTCTTTGAAGATCGAATGCCAGATTTGTACAAGCGTTTGCTAAGTCCATAG
- the agp3 gene encoding amino acid transporter, translated as MEAAPSEKVPAKKLSSSENLDIGVSEVVTVDAAENNSNGIKRGLKTRHVSMMALAGIIGPGVFIGMGSALHIGGPVGLIVGFAIVSIVVFGVMLSIGEFNSLFDFNFNTHAARWVDPAFGAAIGWNYVIVWLTNIAAEYTSLTSILQYWGPHVPSYGFFLIFWGFFTCYQMLGVSVFGESEYILAFIKLLFITGFYIFAIIYAAGGIPHHKPPNLFKEMPLAHGFGGIVSAFVYAGVFFSGVESVSMTAAESKNPKKAIPLAVRQTFWRILYVYFGISISYGITVAWNDPNLSSGSKTLKSPMTIAIMNAGWNHAGDFVNAVILITCLSSINSGIYIGSRSLYNLAKDGMAPKIFKRVDKRGVPWVAVHSVHLFGFLSIMNYSTGAVKAYGYIINLAGVSAFIVWTAIIFVHFRFRRGWVKQGYALSDLPFKSPLYPFPQLIGFVIGIILTLVQGWTVFKPFAAGDFVDAYILLPLFFVIWLSYKFIKKTKWVSYEDMDFINGRRVIEPTYSNEQSSDKETEDGKKTSFWNRVWKEV; from the coding sequence ATGGAGGCAGCGCCTTCTGAGAAAGTTCCTGCCAAGAAGCTATCCTCCTCAGAAAACCTCGACATTGGAGTTTCCGAAGTTGTAACAGTTGACGCAGCggaaaataattcaaatgGAATCAAACGTGGATTGAAGACTCGTCATGTATCGATGATGGCCCTTGCTGGTATCATCGGTCCAGGTGTCTTCATTGGTATGGGCAGTGCCCTGCATATTGGTGGTCCGGTGGGTCTAATTGTCGGCTTTGCCATCGTTAgtattgttgtttttggGGTTATGCTGAGTATCGGCGAGTTTAATTCGCTATTTGATTTCAACTTCAATACTCATGCTGCTCGATGGGTTGACCCAGCATTTGGAGCCGCTATCGGATGGAACTATGTTATCGTATGGCTTACCAACATCGCAGCAGAATATACATCTTTAACATCTATTCTTCAATATTGGGGCCCCCATGTGCCATCTTATGgcttttttctaattttttgggGTTTTTTTACGTGTTACCAAATGCTAGGTGTGTCAGTGTTTGGAGAATCTGAATACATTTTGGCTTTCATTAAACTTCTATTTATTACTGGATTCTACATATTTGCAATAATTTACGCAGCTGGAGGAATTCCTCATCATAAGCCGCCCAACTTGTTTAAAGAAATGCCATTGGCACACGGATTTGGGGGTATAGTTTCAGCATTTGTATATGCCGGTGTCTTTTTTAGTGGTGTAGAATCTGTATCTATGACTGCAGCTGAAAgcaaaaatccaaaaaaagcTATCCCGCTTGCTGTGAGACAAACGTTCTGGAGAATCTTGTATGTCTATTTTGGTATCTCAATCTCTTACGGTATCACCGTAGCATGGAATGACCCAAATCTTTCGTCAGGCTCCAAAACTCTCAAGTCTCCAATGACAATTGCTATAATGAATGCCGGTTGGAATCACGCAGGTGATTTTGTCAATGCAGtcattttaattacttGCCTTTCTTCCATCAACAGTGGTATATATATAGGAAGTCGATCTTTGTATAATTTAGCCAAGGATGGCATGgctccaaaaatttttaaaagggTTGATAAAAGAGGTGTACCATGGGTTGCGGTCCACTCAGTCCACCTTTTCGGGTTTCTTTCCATTATGAATTACAGCACAGGTGCTGTCAAGGCATATGGCTATATTATCAATTTAGCTGGTGTGTCTGCATTCATTGTGTGGACAGCAATCATATTCGTTCACTTTCGTTTCAGACGAGGCTGGGTAAAGCAAGGCTATGCCTTGTCTGATTTACCGTTTAAATCACCTCTTTATCCCTTTCCCCAGCTTATAGGATTCGTTATAGGAATCATTCTCACACTAGTACAAGGATGGACGGTTTTTAAACCATTTGCTGCTGGCGATTTTGTCGATGCCTATATACTTCTACCCCTGTTTTTCGTCATTTGGCTAtcttataaatttattaaaaagacaAAGTGGGTATCTTATGAAGACATGGACTTCATAAACGGCAGACGAGTTATTGAACCAACCTATTCAAATGAACAGTCTTCAGATAAAGAAACCGAAGACGgcaaaaaaacaagtttCTGGAACAGAGTTTGGAAAGAAGTATAA
- the gst2 gene encoding glutathione S-transferase Gst2 codes for MAHFTLYSHAGGPNPWKVVLALKELNLSYEQIFYDFQKGEQKCKEHLALNPNGRVPTLVDHKNNDYTIWESDAILIYLADKYDTDRKISLSFDDPEYYKLIQYLFFQASGQGVIWGQAGWFNFFHHEPVVSAVTRYRNEIKRVLGVLEDILKDRDYLVANKYTIADLSFIPWNYNLGGLFGEGKFSFKEEVPQLDFEKEFPKAYAWNQRLLARPAVKATFEELAKAKEQH; via the coding sequence ATGGCTCATTTTACTTTATACTCGCATGCTGGAGGACCCAATCCTTGGAAGGTGGTCCTtgctttgaaagaattgaatCTTTCTTACgaacaaatattttatgaTTTCCAAAAAGGAGAACAAAAATGCAAGGAACACTTGGCTTTAAACCCCAATGGAAGAGTACCTACTTTAGTTGACCACAAAAACAATGATTATACTATTTGGGAATCAGACGccattttgatttatttggCTGACAAGTATGATACGGATCGAAAGATTTCATTATCCTTTGATGACcctgaatactataaacTTATCCAATACTTGTTCTTCCAAGCTTCTGGACAAGGCGTTATTTGGGGTCAAGCTGGATGGTTCAACTTTTTCCATCATGAGCCAGTGGTATCTGCAGTCACCCGTTATAGAAATGAGATAAAGCGTGTTCTTGGAGTACTTGAAGATATTCTTAAAGATCGTGATTATCTTGTAGCGAATAAGTATACAATTGCTGATTTATCGTTTATTCCTTGGAACTACAACCTTGGCGGTCTTTTCGGGGAAGGgaaattttcattcaaGGAAGAGGTTCCTCAgcttgattttgaaaaagagtTTCCTAAAGCTTACGCTTGGAATCAAAGACTTCTTGCACGACCTGCTGTCAAGGCTACTTTCGAAGAATTGGCAAAGGCCAAAGAACAACATTGA
- the dpe2 gene encoding dipeptidyl peptidase produces the protein MTVDLREEKELAQQRFKEICKHAKIVDTHNDFPYLLRVQLRNKLQLAEFDFENGLTSHTDLVKMRQGQVGVQFFSCFIECKNPNYLYQDFDTPTTVVRDTLEQIDVTRRLVCKYNNDLKFVDCADDAIAAFRNNGKIAIALGVEGLHQVDTSLAVLRQYYSLGVRYITLTHNCDNPFATAASSITGGLPDRGLSAYGIECIFEMNRLGMMVDLSHVSHRTMHDALDVTKAPVIFSHSSAYTLTEHERNVRDDVLERLKTNGGVVQVNFYQDFIRKPGSDRATIDDAADHILHIIKVAGWEHVGLGSDFDGIPQGPKGLEDVSKYPDLICKIIERTNATNEQIEGLMGLNVLRVWKKTELVALQLSKKLEPIESSWSGRKWEFYSYAKEFPELFPDAYKLNEKSTVWNYDQPLNIEK, from the coding sequence ATGACGGTTGATCTTAGGGAAGAGAAAGAGCTCGCACAGCaaagatttaaagaaatttgcaAGCATGCGAAAATTGTTGATACACACAATGACTTCCCTTACCTGCTGAGAGTTCAATTACGAAATAAGCTGCAGCTGGCGGAGTTTGATTTTGAGAACGGTTTAACTAGTCACACGGATCTTGTAAAAATGAGACAAGGTCAAGTCGGagttcaattttttagctGCTTCATTGAATGCAAAAATCCGAATTACCTGTACCAAGACTTTGATACACCTACTACTGTGGTGCGCGATACACTAGAACAGATTGACGTTACTCGCAGATTGGTTTGCAAATACAATAATGATTTGAAGTTTGTCGATTGTGCAGACGATGCCATAGCAGCGTTTCGAAATAATGGGAAAATTGCAATTGCTTTGGGAGTTGAAGGTTTGCACCAGGTGGATACTTCTCTGGCTGTATTAAGACAATATTACTCACTTGGTGTGAGATATATAACTTTGACTCATAATTGTGATAACCCATTTGCTACGGCAGCTAGTTCCATTACTGGGGGCCTTCCAGACAGAGGTCTTTCAGCGTATGGAATTGAGtgtatttttgaaatgaaCCGACTCGGTATGATGGTGGATTTATCGCATGTAAGCCACCGCACTATGCATGACGCCCTCGATGTAACCAAAGCTCCCGTAATATTCTCACACTCCTCCGCATACACACTTACAGAGCACGAAAGAAACGTCCGAGACGATGTATTGGAAAGGCTGAAAACGAATGGTGGTGTCGTACAAGTCAACTTTTATCAAGATTTCATTCGTAAGCCTGGAAGCGACCGTGCAACAATCGATGATGCTGCAGATCATATCTTACATATCATAAAGGTAGCCGGTTGGGAGCATGTCGGTTTAGGATCCGATTTCGATGGAATTCCCCAAGGCCCCAAGGGATTGGAAGACGTCTCTAAATATCCCGATTTGATCtgtaaaataattgaaagGACGAATGCCACAAACGAACAAATTGAAGGATTAATGGGTTTAAATGTGCTCCGGGTTTGGAAAAAGACCGAGTTAGTGGCATTGCAACtatctaaaaaattggagCCCATTGAATCAAGTTGGTCTGGAAGAAAGTGGGAGTTTTACAGCTATGCTAAAGAGTTTCCAGAGCTATTTCCAGACGCCTATAAACTGAATGAAAAGAGTACTGTTTGGAATTATGATCAGCCTTTGAACATTGAGAAATAA
- the thp1 gene encoding uracil DNA N-glycosylase Thp1 has protein sequence MNDIETRDTGTKNDNSSEFNLSVKSHKRKRSFDDENLELEESREETSGGILKKAKTQSFSESLERFRFAHAGSNNEYRKTDVVKNSDTDNGLLKSAVETITLENGLRNRRVNVTKKSTLKASVKKSTLKKKNEVDPALLQGVPDYICENPYAIIVGLNPGITSSLKGHAFASPSNRFWKMLNKSKLLEGNAEFTYLNDKDLPAHGLGITNLCARPSSSGADLRKEEMQDGARILYEKVKRYRPQVGLFISGKGIWEEMYKMLTGKKLPKTFVFGWQPEKFGDANVFVGISSSGRAAGYSDEKKQNLWNLFAEEVNRHREIVKHAV, from the coding sequence ATGAACGACATTGAGACGAGAGACACAGGAACGAAGAATGATAACAGCTCagaatttaatttatcgGTAAAAAGtcacaaaagaaaaaggagtTTTGATGACGAAAATTTGGAGCTCGAAGAGAGTCGTGAAGAAACCAGTGGTGggattttgaagaaggCGAAAACCCAAAGTTTCTCGGAGTCTCTAGAACGATTCCGCTTTGCTCATGCAGGAAGCAATAATGAGTATCGTAAAACAGATGTCGTGAAGAATTCTGATACAGACAACGGGTTGTTAAAGTCAGCGGTTGAGACAATTACGCTTGAAAATGGCTTAAGAAATCGTAGGGTTAATGTAACTAAGAAAAGTACCCTCAAAGCATCTGTTAAGAAAAGCACGcttaaaaagaagaatgaGGTGGACCCTGCGTTATTGCAGGGGGTTCCAGATTACATTTGCGAGAATCCGTATGCCATCATTGTCGGACTCAATCCAGGTATTACTTCTTCTCTTAAAGGACACGCATTTGCTTCACCTAGCAAtagattttggaaaatgcTTAATAAAAGCAAACTTTTGGAGGGAAATGCCGAATTCACGTACCTTAACGATAAAGATTTACCTGCTCATGGTTTAGGTATAACTAATCTTTGTGCGAGACCTTCGTCTAGTGGAGCGGATCTACGCAAAGAGGAAATGCAAGATGGTGCTCGTATTCTTTATGAAAAGGTTAAGCGGTACCGTCCTCAAGTAGGCTTGTTCATTTCCGGGAAAGGCATATGGGAGGAAATGTATAAAATGCTTacaggaaaaaaattgccCAAGACCTTTGTTTTTGGATGGCAGCCAGAGAAATTTGGGGATGCAAACGTGTTTGTCGGTATTAGCTCGAGTGGCCGTGCTGCAGGCTACtctgatgaaaaaaagcaaaatctTTGGAACCTTTTTGCCGAAGAAGTGAACAGGCATCGAGAAATAGTGAAACATGCAGTCTAA